One genomic segment of Streptomyces niveus includes these proteins:
- a CDS encoding STAS domain-containing protein, whose protein sequence is MTEPLTLHTRTTAAGNVIELTGDLDHHITPQVLNVLPELDLRPGQQLVIDLGGITFCDSTGISVLIAARNHTLSANATIALAAVPDRMSRIIRVVGLDQLFPTHLTAHDAETAWHPTPG, encoded by the coding sequence GTGACCGAGCCCCTGACCCTCCACACCCGAACCACCGCCGCTGGAAACGTCATCGAACTCACAGGGGACCTCGACCACCACATCACCCCACAGGTCCTCAACGTGCTGCCCGAACTCGACCTGCGCCCGGGCCAGCAACTCGTCATAGACCTCGGCGGGATCACCTTCTGCGACTCCACCGGCATCAGCGTCCTCATCGCCGCACGCAACCACACGTTGTCCGCGAACGCGACCATCGCCCTGGCTGCAGTGCCCGACCGGATGAGCCGCATCATCCGCGTAGTCGGCCTCGACCAACTCTTCCCCACCCACCTCACCGCCCATGACGCCGAAACCGCCTGGCACCCCACGCCAGGCTGA
- a CDS encoding SpoIIE family protein phosphatase, whose product MTPTGAIRRLIPRTVAGQMFALLVVMVLVLGAGAVAALVVQAGNNSEDVARVRALAVAETFSRAPGVLAALESPDPSARLQPITEVTRRETGVDYIVVTNTKGVRYTHPNPAEIGKSITGPLYPATAGRPFTDRVPGRTLPSPSIRAVAPVFDKKGSVVALVNAGVTIAGTSRTVNRQLPVLLGGGAAALALATVGVALMSRRLRRQTRGLEPAEITRMYEHHDAVLHAVREGVLIISDDGRLLLVNDEARRLLDLPPDVPLRDVADLGPRLDQALIRLLADGRVAADEVHRAAGRFLAVNQQPTRSDGRALGSVATLRDTTELRALAGRATEARETLMLLYDATVTIGTTLDLTRTAEELAQAALPRFADLATVDVFESVLEGAEPARERDELRRAAAAGVRGQRSLYQAGQTVSFHSSSPQARSLADGRSVLEQDLAEAFVGTDQDPAHTEWLRAHGMRSLITVPLRAGGWVLGVTSFYRGDRLDTFDEDDVSTAEELVGRAAVCLDNARRYAREHAMAVSLQRSLLPGDLPQQNAVEAAYRYIPARSGVGGDWFDVIPLSGARVALVVGDVVGHGLHAVATMGLLRTAVLNFSALDLAPDELLTHLDELVSRLDQEENHRGRERGAAATGGTGIIGATCLYAIYDPVSRRCTMARAGHPAPAIVRPDGTVDFPDVPGGPPLGLGGFPFEVIDLGIEENSEIVLYTDGLIENRRQEIDGGLERLEQALAHRGRSPEQTCDAVLDALLPADVADVSDDVALLVARTRTLDTDHFVVWDVPVDPAAVATARADVTRKLSSWGLDEAAFTTELIVSELVTNAIRHAIAPIHLRLVRDRGLICEVSDGSSTAPHLRRSTAGDEGGRGLFLVAQLTESWGTRYTSRGKTIWAEQVLPPAGDTEPDGPSQPHMTAGPDQAASR is encoded by the coding sequence ATGACCCCGACCGGGGCCATTCGACGTCTGATCCCGCGCACGGTGGCCGGTCAGATGTTCGCCCTGCTCGTAGTGATGGTCCTGGTCCTGGGGGCGGGCGCGGTGGCGGCGCTGGTCGTGCAGGCGGGCAACAACAGCGAGGACGTGGCCCGCGTGCGCGCGCTGGCTGTCGCGGAGACCTTCTCCCGGGCACCCGGAGTGCTCGCCGCGCTGGAATCCCCCGATCCGAGCGCGAGGCTGCAGCCGATCACCGAGGTGACCCGGCGCGAGACCGGGGTCGACTACATCGTCGTGACCAACACGAAAGGAGTCCGCTACACCCACCCCAACCCGGCGGAGATCGGGAAGTCCATCACAGGCCCGCTCTATCCGGCCACCGCGGGCAGGCCCTTCACCGACAGAGTCCCGGGCCGAACGCTGCCGTCCCCGTCGATCCGTGCGGTGGCCCCCGTGTTCGACAAGAAGGGCTCGGTGGTTGCCCTGGTCAACGCGGGGGTGACGATCGCGGGCACGTCCCGCACGGTCAACCGGCAGCTGCCGGTACTCCTTGGCGGCGGTGCCGCGGCGCTCGCACTGGCGACCGTGGGCGTGGCGTTGATGAGTAGACGTCTGCGACGGCAGACCCGCGGTCTCGAACCAGCCGAGATCACACGGATGTACGAGCACCACGACGCCGTTCTGCACGCGGTCCGGGAGGGCGTCCTCATCATCTCCGACGACGGCCGGCTGCTGTTGGTCAACGACGAGGCACGTCGCCTGCTCGACCTGCCGCCCGACGTACCGCTGCGCGACGTCGCCGATCTCGGACCTCGGCTCGACCAGGCCCTCATCCGGCTCCTCGCCGATGGACGCGTCGCCGCGGACGAGGTCCACAGGGCGGCGGGCCGTTTCCTGGCCGTCAATCAGCAGCCGACGCGCTCGGACGGACGCGCGCTGGGCAGCGTCGCCACACTCCGGGACACCACGGAACTGCGAGCGCTGGCCGGCCGGGCCACCGAGGCCCGCGAAACGCTCATGCTGCTCTACGACGCCACCGTGACCATCGGCACCACACTTGATCTGACCCGGACCGCCGAAGAACTCGCCCAGGCGGCGCTCCCGCGGTTCGCCGACCTCGCCACCGTAGACGTGTTCGAGTCGGTGCTGGAGGGGGCGGAACCGGCTCGGGAGAGGGACGAGCTGCGCCGGGCGGCGGCGGCCGGGGTACGCGGACAGCGTTCGTTGTACCAGGCGGGCCAGACCGTCAGCTTCCACTCCTCCTCACCGCAGGCCCGGAGCCTGGCGGATGGGAGGTCTGTGCTCGAACAAGATCTGGCCGAGGCATTCGTGGGGACGGACCAGGACCCCGCACACACCGAGTGGCTCCGGGCACACGGGATGCGCTCGCTGATCACGGTGCCGCTGCGCGCCGGGGGCTGGGTCCTGGGCGTGACGAGCTTCTACCGGGGCGACCGGCTCGACACCTTCGACGAGGACGACGTGTCCACAGCCGAGGAACTGGTGGGCCGCGCCGCGGTCTGCCTCGACAACGCCCGGCGCTATGCCCGCGAACACGCCATGGCCGTATCCCTCCAGCGCAGCCTGCTTCCGGGTGACCTCCCCCAGCAGAACGCGGTCGAGGCCGCGTACCGGTACATCCCGGCCCGGTCGGGGGTGGGAGGCGACTGGTTCGATGTCATCCCGCTCTCCGGTGCCCGTGTCGCCCTCGTCGTCGGGGATGTCGTCGGACACGGCCTCCACGCCGTCGCCACCATGGGCCTCCTGCGCACCGCCGTCCTCAATTTCTCGGCACTCGACCTGGCGCCCGACGAACTCCTCACACATCTCGACGAACTCGTCAGTCGGCTCGACCAGGAGGAGAACCACCGGGGCCGGGAGAGGGGAGCGGCCGCGACCGGTGGTACGGGGATCATCGGGGCCACCTGCCTGTACGCGATCTACGACCCGGTCTCCCGGCGCTGCACCATGGCCCGCGCCGGTCACCCGGCGCCGGCGATTGTCCGCCCCGACGGCACCGTCGACTTCCCCGACGTGCCTGGCGGGCCACCGCTCGGCCTCGGCGGTTTCCCCTTCGAGGTCATCGACTTGGGCATCGAGGAGAACAGCGAGATCGTTCTCTACACCGACGGCCTCATCGAGAACCGCCGCCAGGAAATCGACGGCGGCCTGGAGCGGCTGGAACAGGCACTTGCCCATCGTGGCCGGTCCCCGGAGCAGACGTGCGACGCGGTACTTGACGCGCTTCTGCCCGCCGATGTGGCCGATGTGAGTGATGACGTCGCCTTGCTCGTCGCCCGCACCCGCACCCTGGACACCGACCACTTCGTCGTCTGGGACGTACCTGTCGATCCCGCCGCCGTCGCCACCGCTCGCGCCGACGTCACGAGGAAACTCTCCTCCTGGGGGCTGGACGAGGCCGCCTTCACCACGGAACTCATCGTCAGCGAACTCGTCACCAACGCCATCCGCCACGCGATCGCCCCCATCCATCTGCGCCTCGTGCGCGACCGGGGCCTCATCTGCGAAGTCTCCGACGGCAGCAGCACCGCCCCCCATCTGCGCCGCTCCACCGCGGGGGACGAAGGCGGACGCGGTCTCTTCCTCGTGGCCCAGCTCACGGAGAGCTGGGGCACCCGTTACACGTCTCGCGGAAAGACGATCTGGGCCGAACAGGTCCTGCCCCCGGCCGGAGACACCGAGCCCGACGGGCCGTCCCAGCCACACATGACCGCCGGGCCCGACCAGGCCGCCTCGCGTTGA
- a CDS encoding CRISPR-associated helicase/endonuclease Cas3 produces the protein MTGSHLPVDGRHILGALGVLWGKSEEKAGGTMNLLLSHLLDTAAVAERLWEGFLAPATKSMLDGVAGGAGKGRRLFAWLCGVHDCGKATPAFQRMWPKGAEAIRAAGLGWHEPTVSALRWRHDRAGAYVLRRVLPAAGWTEAHVAWVWPLVAGHHGSFPRQAATNPPRKARGESAGRGLWPQVQLALVERLTAELEFGDLLQVEPVRVPSRAEQLHLSGLIVMADWIASDERHFKGIDRLSEVCIGEARRRAAGAWESLRFHKGWGQLEAPRPETFRDRFGRDPRLSQTLVMDAARRMEAPGLLVVEAPMGEGKTQAAFMAAEILAARFGADGVFVGMPTQSTSDPMFTQVRDWVGDIDQRLSFQVALLHGKRMFNREWRDLLEGAEGDPEGPFGGVDAYGECEGDDLYGEGVAALHQDSSLPVSRGPAEWFLGAKRGLLCPFVVGTIDQLLFAVTRTKHVMLRMAGLAGKVVVLDEVHAADVYMSQFLTEGLRWLGQCGVPVVLLSATLPPGQRRQLTDAYLGGAASREEFTAGGALTEPQGYPSVTAAWMAPDDSGAQFDVSACGGWRDDLNVALELMPEEVAGPEATREAVLKAQEAADASVTAYLGLELEQGGCALVIRNTVERAQTLYSVLREEFGDDVLLLHGRIAVGPRADRTEQCLGLLGPPKEGHPAQRPHRLIVVATQLAEQSFDVDADLLITDLAPVDLLLQRIGRLHRHADVTRPGQLAAPRVVITGFGGHKGRQNLCAPGACGTELDERAPQFLGGSEFIYGRHLLLRTAALLFRDVEGAGAWAVPGRVPGLVAAVYGPGDGLVPEAWCEDAAEARQRWETRQRERAENAARFLLTRRGDKEGLTLAGLHHASLPAAGRGAGLDAVVRDGEPSAEVVLVIREGDSYRTLRGRSLTANGDVSDDLLDEVLGGTVRLPASLSSEAVQTLVPLPGWLGHPRLRYSRALVLDPQRSAVLAERQVRYDEAMGLVVGDRVTGVRAGS, from the coding sequence ATGACTGGCAGTCACTTACCTGTCGACGGGCGGCACATCCTTGGGGCTCTCGGTGTGTTGTGGGGGAAGTCCGAGGAGAAGGCCGGCGGGACGATGAATCTCCTGCTGTCTCATTTGTTGGACACGGCTGCGGTAGCTGAGCGTCTGTGGGAAGGGTTTCTGGCACCGGCCACCAAGAGCATGCTGGACGGCGTCGCCGGGGGCGCGGGGAAGGGGCGCCGGCTCTTCGCCTGGTTGTGTGGTGTGCACGACTGTGGGAAAGCCACGCCTGCTTTCCAGCGGATGTGGCCGAAGGGCGCGGAAGCAATCCGTGCGGCGGGTCTTGGATGGCACGAGCCCACCGTCTCAGCGCTGAGATGGCGTCACGATCGGGCTGGGGCCTATGTGCTGCGCCGGGTGTTGCCAGCGGCAGGGTGGACGGAAGCCCATGTCGCGTGGGTGTGGCCGCTGGTGGCCGGGCATCACGGTTCGTTTCCTCGTCAGGCGGCCACTAATCCGCCTCGTAAGGCACGCGGGGAGTCGGCGGGCCGCGGGCTGTGGCCACAGGTGCAGTTGGCGTTGGTGGAGCGTCTCACCGCGGAGTTGGAATTTGGTGACTTGCTGCAGGTTGAGCCCGTGCGGGTCCCGTCGAGGGCGGAGCAGTTGCATCTCAGCGGCCTGATCGTGATGGCGGACTGGATCGCAAGCGATGAGCGTCACTTCAAGGGAATCGACAGGCTGTCAGAGGTATGCATCGGTGAGGCTCGGCGGCGAGCTGCCGGGGCGTGGGAGAGCCTGCGTTTCCACAAGGGCTGGGGGCAGCTTGAGGCTCCGCGACCGGAGACGTTCCGTGATCGGTTCGGACGGGACCCTCGACTTTCTCAGACGCTGGTCATGGATGCGGCCCGTCGTATGGAAGCTCCCGGACTTCTCGTGGTCGAGGCACCGATGGGGGAGGGCAAGACTCAGGCGGCTTTCATGGCGGCGGAGATCCTGGCAGCGAGGTTCGGCGCGGACGGCGTGTTCGTGGGGATGCCGACGCAGTCGACCAGCGATCCGATGTTCACGCAGGTCAGGGACTGGGTCGGGGATATCGATCAACGCCTGTCGTTCCAGGTGGCGCTGCTCCACGGCAAGCGCATGTTCAACAGGGAGTGGCGCGACCTTCTGGAGGGAGCGGAGGGGGATCCCGAAGGGCCGTTCGGCGGAGTGGATGCGTATGGGGAGTGCGAGGGTGACGATCTGTACGGGGAGGGAGTGGCTGCGTTGCACCAGGATTCGTCTCTGCCGGTGTCGCGTGGGCCTGCTGAGTGGTTCCTCGGTGCCAAGCGGGGCCTGTTGTGCCCCTTTGTGGTGGGCACGATCGATCAGTTGCTGTTCGCCGTGACCCGTACGAAGCATGTGATGCTGCGCATGGCGGGCTTGGCGGGCAAGGTCGTGGTGCTGGACGAAGTGCACGCGGCGGACGTCTACATGTCGCAGTTCCTCACTGAGGGCTTGCGCTGGCTGGGCCAGTGCGGAGTGCCGGTGGTCCTGCTCTCCGCGACGCTGCCGCCCGGGCAGCGGCGCCAGCTGACCGACGCCTATCTCGGGGGCGCGGCATCGCGTGAGGAGTTCACAGCCGGCGGGGCGCTGACAGAGCCGCAGGGCTATCCCTCGGTGACCGCCGCATGGATGGCACCGGACGATTCGGGGGCACAGTTCGATGTGAGCGCCTGTGGCGGCTGGCGTGACGATCTGAACGTCGCGCTCGAACTGATGCCGGAGGAGGTCGCCGGTCCGGAAGCGACAAGGGAAGCGGTGTTGAAGGCTCAGGAGGCGGCGGACGCCTCCGTGACTGCCTACCTCGGCCTCGAACTGGAACAGGGCGGCTGTGCCCTGGTCATCCGTAACACCGTGGAACGGGCCCAGACGCTCTACTCGGTTCTGCGTGAGGAGTTCGGAGACGATGTGCTCCTGCTGCACGGCAGGATCGCCGTGGGACCGAGAGCGGACCGCACGGAGCAGTGCCTGGGGCTCCTCGGCCCGCCGAAGGAAGGACATCCGGCGCAGCGACCGCACCGGCTGATCGTGGTTGCGACGCAGCTGGCGGAGCAGTCTTTCGACGTCGACGCCGATCTGCTCATCACGGACCTCGCTCCGGTGGACCTGCTGCTGCAGCGCATCGGGCGGCTGCACCGCCATGCCGATGTCACGCGCCCCGGACAACTTGCCGCGCCGCGCGTGGTGATCACAGGCTTCGGCGGCCACAAGGGGCGACAGAACCTTTGTGCGCCAGGGGCATGTGGCACCGAACTTGACGAGAGAGCACCGCAGTTCCTGGGCGGGTCCGAGTTCATCTACGGAAGGCACCTGCTGCTGCGTACCGCTGCATTGCTGTTCAGAGATGTCGAAGGCGCCGGCGCGTGGGCTGTTCCGGGGCGTGTGCCCGGTCTTGTCGCAGCCGTCTACGGGCCGGGTGATGGACTGGTTCCCGAGGCGTGGTGTGAGGACGCGGCGGAGGCTCGTCAGCGCTGGGAAACCCGGCAGCGCGAGCGGGCCGAGAATGCCGCCAGATTTCTTCTGACACGTCGCGGAGACAAGGAAGGACTCACGCTGGCAGGACTGCACCACGCCTCCCTGCCAGCGGCGGGCAGGGGCGCCGGCCTGGATGCCGTCGTACGCGACGGCGAGCCCAGTGCGGAGGTCGTCCTGGTGATCCGGGAAGGTGACAGCTACCGGACACTACGAGGCCGAAGCCTCACCGCCAACGGTGATGTCTCGGACGACCTGCTCGATGAGGTGCTCGGCGGAACAGTGCGACTGCCCGCGTCGCTCTCCAGCGAGGCCGTCCAGACACTGGTCCCGCTGCCCGGCTGGCTGGGGCACCCGAGACTGCGCTACAGCCGTGCCCTGGTTCTCGACCCGCAGCGCAGCGCCGTTCTCGCGGAGCGCCAGGTGCGCTACGACGAGGCGATGGGCCTGGTGGTGGGGGACAGAGTCACCGGTGTTCGCGCGGGAAGCTAG
- the casA gene encoding type I-E CRISPR-associated protein Cse1/CasA codes for MFNLQDESWLPVRPVSGTKRVPSGGLSEVGLRELLLHADVFQDIVVDLPTQKPAIYRQLLLPLVLDALGRPANAAEWTSMFDAGAFSRRQQDHLSAYLDTHRHLFDLFESAEPFGQVSGLCTVKGETKGSALLVATAATGNNVPLFSSRSEGDRLELTPSQAARWLIHTHCWDTAAIKTGVVGDPQAKAGKTTGNPTGPLGQLGVIMPMGRTLYETLLLNVSFGQAPRSDDLPQWRRRDRDGNVEHTLSCATPRWQSRTARGLLDAWTWQSRRIRLFPEQTPAGLRVTRVVVAAGDRLVVSPDTEPHTTWITQRPALRAKKIANGRDPAPVRPRRHQPGRAAWRGLEALLAMDSSNGDVDATARRSGFQSSHLLSRLSEVSQQMPGGYPLQVELTGIAYGNQSAVIEDVFFDEIPLPVSALDPDGIVYGTLLTAVDQAEKLATAVNHLSGDLRRAAGSDPIPWDKGQRPGDTLLHTLDPIVRRLLSGLRAAGEDFDLSERGLTAWEHKAERATWKVADQVFSTAAPGLFTGRRTTKDGKEHVYRLSTAERAFRDRLDAILTRRTAARKDS; via the coding sequence TTGTTCAATTTGCAGGACGAGTCATGGTTACCCGTGCGTCCGGTGAGTGGGACCAAGAGAGTCCCCTCCGGCGGCCTTTCGGAGGTCGGGTTACGCGAACTGCTGCTGCACGCCGATGTGTTCCAGGACATCGTGGTCGATCTTCCCACCCAGAAGCCGGCGATCTATCGGCAGTTACTGCTGCCCCTGGTTCTGGATGCTCTCGGACGGCCCGCGAATGCCGCTGAGTGGACGTCCATGTTTGACGCTGGGGCATTCTCTCGGAGACAGCAGGACCATCTGTCTGCCTACCTCGACACGCATCGTCACCTCTTCGATCTTTTCGAATCCGCCGAACCATTCGGACAGGTTTCCGGTTTGTGTACGGTGAAAGGGGAAACGAAAGGGTCTGCTCTGCTGGTGGCCACGGCAGCGACAGGGAACAATGTGCCTCTGTTCTCCTCACGCAGCGAAGGCGATCGGCTTGAGCTGACCCCGTCGCAAGCGGCCCGGTGGCTCATACACACCCACTGCTGGGATACCGCTGCCATCAAGACCGGCGTGGTCGGAGATCCGCAGGCAAAAGCGGGAAAGACGACGGGCAATCCCACCGGCCCCCTGGGGCAGCTGGGCGTCATCATGCCGATGGGCCGGACGCTCTACGAGACCCTTCTGCTGAACGTCTCCTTCGGACAGGCACCACGGTCGGACGATCTTCCCCAGTGGCGGCGCCGCGACCGTGACGGCAACGTGGAGCACACCCTCTCGTGTGCCACACCTCGCTGGCAGAGCCGTACGGCTCGCGGACTGCTCGACGCATGGACCTGGCAGTCACGCCGTATCCGGCTGTTCCCCGAGCAGACGCCCGCCGGACTACGCGTCACCCGGGTCGTTGTCGCTGCCGGCGACCGGCTCGTCGTCTCTCCCGACACCGAACCCCACACGACGTGGATCACCCAGCGTCCCGCACTTCGCGCGAAGAAGATTGCCAACGGTCGCGACCCGGCGCCGGTAAGGCCGCGCCGGCATCAGCCGGGACGGGCAGCGTGGCGCGGACTGGAGGCACTGCTGGCCATGGACAGCAGCAACGGAGATGTTGATGCGACTGCCCGCCGCTCCGGCTTCCAGAGCAGCCATCTCCTAAGCCGCCTCAGTGAGGTCAGCCAACAGATGCCAGGCGGCTACCCCCTCCAGGTCGAGCTCACCGGCATTGCCTACGGAAACCAGTCCGCAGTCATCGAAGACGTGTTCTTCGACGAGATTCCGCTGCCTGTGTCCGCGCTCGACCCGGACGGAATCGTCTACGGCACCCTCCTCACCGCCGTGGATCAGGCAGAAAAACTCGCCACCGCTGTCAACCACCTCTCTGGGGACCTGCGCCGGGCCGCAGGCAGCGACCCCATCCCCTGGGACAAGGGCCAGCGCCCCGGCGACACGCTTCTGCACACGCTGGACCCCATCGTGCGACGACTGTTGTCGGGCCTGCGCGCGGCCGGTGAGGACTTCGACCTGTCGGAACGCGGCCTGACCGCGTGGGAACACAAAGCCGAACGAGCGACATGGAAGGTGGCGGACCAGGTGTTCTCCACCGCCGCTCCCGGACTGTTCACCGGACGCCGTACGACCAAGGACGGCAAAGAGCACGTCTACCGCCTCAGTACGGCTGAGAGAGCCTTCCGGGACCGCCTCGACGCGATCCTCACCCGGCGCACCGCCGCACGCAAAGACAGCTGA
- the casB gene encoding type I-E CRISPR-associated protein Cse2/CasB has protein sequence MRTPGEDLAALRSGLGRTAFTVPELWPFYTSTTDGRITPEVEAEHATLSLYGLHQQSQSRPMHKRGITIGTALRTLHRSERYSEEAVDARVAAAVHTTSAAALVYRLRGLVTQLRSVEQPLDYDRLLQDIQRWASPGTRQQVRRDWGLAYHSWSARTGNPAAPKTP, from the coding sequence ATGAGAACGCCTGGGGAAGACCTGGCCGCTCTACGCTCCGGCCTTGGCCGCACCGCCTTCACCGTGCCGGAACTCTGGCCCTTCTACACCAGCACAACCGACGGACGCATCACCCCCGAAGTCGAGGCCGAGCACGCCACCCTGTCGCTCTACGGCCTTCACCAGCAGAGCCAAAGCCGCCCCATGCACAAGCGCGGCATCACCATCGGGACGGCGCTGCGCACCCTGCACCGCAGCGAGCGGTACAGCGAGGAAGCCGTGGACGCCCGTGTTGCCGCAGCCGTCCACACCACATCCGCCGCCGCCCTCGTCTACCGGCTACGCGGCCTGGTGACACAACTGCGCTCCGTGGAACAGCCACTGGACTACGACCGGCTGCTCCAGGACATCCAGCGCTGGGCCTCGCCCGGCACTCGCCAGCAAGTCCGCCGCGACTGGGGCCTCGCCTACCACTCCTGGAGTGCCCGGACCGGCAACCCCGCCGCACCGAAGACCCCATAG
- the cas7e gene encoding type I-E CRISPR-associated protein Cas7/Cse4/CasC codes for MTPPGPRTYIDIHILQTVPPANLNRDDQGNPKEAYFGGVRRSRVSSQAWKRATRTHFAERIPKQDLATRTRRIGAALTERILEGSDTDAEAGARLAAALLTQLKISAGKKEGDTAYLFFYGRRQLDALAALVRGRATELSALDDTELADIVKQMPVQEQFSTGHPVDVALFGRMVADIPALKVDAATQVAHALSTHAVELEFDYFTAVDDEQEKDETGAGMIGTIGFNSATLYRYASVGLHQLQDNLTDDEAAVTAVEEFVTSFARSMPTGYKNSFAHRTLPSLVAVVVRADQPVNLVSAFEEPVSVTSGIAAASARNLAREHTRALDAWGDAPAFTGLCHTFTDSDDTTELLQHAFGTPHAFPELLIGLRAHLTDVLKQAAR; via the coding sequence ATGACACCGCCCGGACCCCGCACCTACATCGACATCCACATCCTGCAGACCGTGCCCCCCGCCAACCTCAACCGGGACGACCAGGGCAACCCCAAAGAGGCGTACTTCGGCGGAGTACGCCGCTCCCGGGTCTCCTCCCAGGCATGGAAGCGCGCGACCCGTACTCACTTCGCCGAACGGATTCCCAAGCAGGACCTGGCCACACGCACCCGCCGCATCGGCGCCGCCCTCACCGAGCGCATCCTCGAAGGCAGTGACACCGATGCCGAGGCCGGCGCCCGCCTGGCCGCCGCGCTCCTGACACAGCTGAAGATCAGCGCCGGCAAGAAGGAAGGGGACACGGCCTACCTGTTCTTCTACGGACGACGCCAACTCGACGCCCTGGCCGCGCTCGTACGCGGTCGAGCAACCGAATTGTCCGCCCTTGACGACACCGAACTGGCCGACATCGTCAAGCAGATGCCCGTGCAGGAGCAGTTCAGCACCGGCCATCCCGTGGACGTCGCCCTCTTCGGGCGCATGGTCGCCGACATCCCCGCCCTCAAGGTAGACGCGGCCACCCAAGTCGCTCACGCACTGTCGACCCATGCAGTGGAGCTGGAATTCGACTACTTCACCGCCGTTGACGATGAACAGGAGAAGGACGAAACAGGGGCCGGCATGATCGGCACCATCGGCTTCAACTCCGCCACTCTCTACCGCTACGCCTCCGTGGGACTCCACCAGCTCCAGGACAACCTCACGGACGACGAAGCGGCCGTCACCGCCGTCGAGGAGTTCGTTACCTCCTTCGCCCGCTCCATGCCCACCGGCTACAAGAACTCCTTCGCACACCGCACGCTGCCCAGCCTGGTGGCCGTCGTCGTCCGCGCCGACCAGCCGGTCAACCTCGTCTCCGCTTTCGAAGAGCCCGTCAGCGTGACTTCGGGCATCGCCGCGGCGTCCGCACGAAACCTGGCGCGTGAACACACCCGAGCCCTTGACGCGTGGGGCGACGCACCAGCCTTCACCGGCCTCTGCCACACATTCACCGACTCGGACGACACCACGGAACTCCTCCAGCACGCCTTCGGCACCCCACACGCCTTTCCCGAGCTCTTGATCGGCCTGCGCGCCCACCTCACCGACGTTCTCAAGCAGGCGGCCCGATGA